The Haloplanus salinarum genome includes a region encoding these proteins:
- a CDS encoding TrmB family transcriptional regulator gives MSATHLAADVSERDRPNIDVPETLRSAESKLVYVFLAATDGATVEELHEALDLRKITLFPVLDTLAERDAINRDGARYVPAA, from the coding sequence ATGAGTGCCACCCACCTCGCCGCCGACGTGAGCGAGCGCGACCGACCGAACATCGACGTGCCCGAGACGCTCCGATCCGCGGAATCGAAACTCGTCTACGTGTTCCTCGCTGCCACCGACGGGGCGACGGTCGAAGAACTGCACGAAGCCCTAGACCTCCGGAAGATCACGCTCTTTCCGGTGTTGGACACGCTGGCCGAGCGGGACGCGATCAACCGCGACGGCGCACGGTACGTCCCGGCGGCGTAA